The Camarhynchus parvulus chromosome 19, STF_HiC, whole genome shotgun sequence genomic sequence TGGGGTTGATACTTTCAGAGCTGTGGGGGGAAGGAACAGCACTGCCTGACGGCCTCCCCCCTTCCCAAGAAAATTCATctgggagctcagcagtgacagcaaaTAGCTGAGCAATAGGTGCTCACTCTACCTGTCACTATGACTCAAACTACTGCAAGAGAATTGATCAAATTCTCACTCattctgcatttaaaatcacagcaggatgtgcagagcctggaaagctctgagctgctgctgggctttgccaAACCAGTCCTTTGGATACTGACTGCAAGTGCTGTGAGCTGTGGTTGCAGCTGTGTAATTAATTGGAGAAACCTGCTGGTACAATGTGTCACCCAGTTCTGGCTCTGAAAATTCATTGGACTGCTGTAGAGCATGAGGAGCTGAGCCTACtagagcccagctgggagagtCAGCTCAGGCTGTCAAGCTGGgccttaattttttaaagtccaaaaggaagggaaatgagGAAGAGGGTGGTAGTGCATCTCAGCATGGCACTGTCAGGGTGGGCTGactgcatttctgtttctgagcAGCTGGAGTGCTCGGAGGAGCTGGGAGACCTTGTGAAATCTGTGGATCCCACACTAGCACTTAGTGTCTATCTGAGAGCCAACGTTCCAAACAAGGTCATCCAGTGTTTTGCTGAAACAGGACAAGTCCAGAAGATTGTTTTGTATGCTAAGAAGGTGAGAGAAAATTTAATTGCTCTATCTATCCTGTATTTAATAATAACTAGTGCATGTTCCAAAGTAGCTAGAAGTAACTGTGGGGAATCTGAGAGCCTGAATAGTATTTACTTTTGCCCCAAGTGTTTTGTGAATAGTTCCTGTTAGATTTCATACATGGGTCTTTCCCTACTTCCCCATGTAGCCTTTTCCAAAAGAGGAAATCCTGGCTGGGTTGTGTAATCTCCTGACAGTAGCTTTGACTGAGCTCTGTATTTAACAAGGTGTGTGCTCTTGCTGAGTTCTCACTTTCCATCATCTTCTCAGGTTGGTTATACTCCagactggatttttttgctgAGGAATGTAATGAGAATCAGCCCTGATCAAGGACAGCAGTTTGCACAAATGCTCGTTCAAGATGAAGAGCCTCTTGCAGATATAACACAGGTAAATAACTTTATTGCTGTGAAATGTTGACTTCAAAGCATTAAATTGATCAGAGGAGCCCTGCTCAAACCATCAGAGCAATGAGTTTGGATTTAGCTTTGGAAGCTGCATTGATGCTTAAATATACTTCCAGTTCTTAATCAAAAACctaaatttctttccttttttttttttttttttcagattgtgGATGTCTTTATGGAATATAATTTAATCCAGCAATGTACAGCCTTTCTGCTGGATGCACTGAAGAATAATCGTCCCTCAGAAGGTCCCCTGCAAACACGTTTACTTGAGATGAACCTCATGCACGCCCCTCAGGTACCTGCTCAGGCCTCCTGGAGCTGGACATGGCAAACActgctgggggtgctcaggaaCTGAGTGAAAATGTTCCCTGTTCCTTCTAGGTTGCAGATGCCATCCTGGGAAACCAAATGTTTACTCACTATGACCGGGCTCACATAGCTCAGCTGTGTGAGAAGGCTGGTTTGCTGCAGAGAGCACTCGAGCACTTCACAGACCTCTACGACATCAAGCGTGCGGTGGTTCACACTCACCTCCTCAACCCTGAGGTAAGGCATCAAACACCCTGCACCTGCAAATCCAGCCTGTAATTACTGCTCTTCTGCTCAGGTCTAAAATGCCTTGTGTGTCTTTGCAGTGGTTAGTGAATTATTTTGGGTCCTTATCAGTAGAAGACTCTCTGGAATGTCTGCGTGCGATGCTGTCTGCTAACATCCGTCAGAACCTGCAGATCTGTGTCCAGGTGGCTTCCAAATACCATGAACAGCTGTCAACACAGTCACTCATTGAGCTCTTTGAGTCCTTCAAGAGCTTTGAAGGTAACTGTGTACTTCTGCAAGAGGAGCTGGTGCTCACCTCGTTACAGATGTCTGTGTGCTGAAATCTAGAAAGCCATAATGAGCTCAAGTAGTTAGACCTCAAACTGTGTTGAAACAGATCTGAACCTTCAAGTTTCCCTCTTTAGGGTGGATACCACTATTCAGTTGCATAATTGGTTTTTCTGAAATCCTGGAAGATGTTTGGAGCTGTAGAAAAACCTAGAATGCTGGCCTTTTGCCTTTGTCCAAAATGGGTGCCTTAAATTTCTGTAGCCTTTGggatttgtatttttaaatgagacCAGCAAATAATGTGTTGACTGTTTCTCTCcaggtttgttttatttcctgggCTCCATTGTAAACTTCAGCCAGGATCCAGATGTGCACTTCAAGTACATTCAAGCTGCATGCAAGACAGGACAAATTAAAGAAGTGGAAAGAATCTGCAGGGAAAGTAACTGCTATGATCCAGAACGTGTTAAAAACTTCCTCAAGGTAATGTTTGGGTAACACTGGACTGTCTGGGGCTGTTGGGGGTTCTGATGAAACATGTGAAATGAGGCAGCTCTGTGAAAATAGATGAATTGTAACCTTTGCACTTAAGGATCCAAGTGTCCTCAAACCAGAGGTATCTGCCATGTTGACAGTACCTCCTAATGAAGTCTGAGCCTGGAATATTGTCTAAAAAATGAGAATGTCAGGTCACTTCCTCACTGTTCTTGCTAAGGTTAATCTGGCTTGAACTCTTAACCTGTAGTAAATGTACCAGCTTACCAAGAACTTGTTAAAAATGTCTGCTATAAAATAGGAAACAGTTTGCTTAACTTGAGAACACCCATAGTGCCAAATGAGTTGATAACTTAATGCTTATTTATAGTGTAATCAACTCCAACTGAGCAACTACAGAAGCAACAGATGAAAAGAGTCAGTTAATTCCATAAATGCTTTCAGGTTCAGGGCTGATCTTACTCCTACACACTGAAATTTCAGCCAGATGAGCCATGGTttagctctgctgggagaggccaGTCAGTGGGAATATATCCTGACTGATCCAGAGCATTGCTGGAGAGTAGGGAAAGATGGTGTGCTCAAAGTTCAGATTCTGTAGTCTTAGTACTGAGCTTATTGACAAACACAACACTCTGAGAAATACCTGAGGAACTATGTGGGAGGGGAAAACTTTATCTGGGAACATTTCCTGCCTTCATGTTTGTTGGTTACATAGCATAGTCTTAGATTTTGCTGATCATATCTGAAGATGGCAAAACTCTTCCCAAGAGAATTCTCTAAAACTAACCTGGTGTCACCGAGGTGTAAGGTATGTCATTTGATCAAGCCACCTAAGATATGTTATCAAGCTGTCAAATTCCTGATGAAAGTTATTGTTTTTTGTGCTGTTCCATGTCTGGAATGTGCAGGACATGTACCAGGTAAATCTCCCAGTACAGGCCTCCCTGTGTAAAGTCCTTAAGTGTAATTTATATGTAGGATTATATTCTGGGATGTGCATGTTGGAATAAGTGATCTGAAATATGCATCCGGAATACTGTCTGCCACATAGACTAAGCTTCTGTACTGTAACCATTGTAACCTTATGCTGAAAGTTGGAATGCTTTTAGATAATTAATCTGGTAAGCAGTTTAAGTAGTACTGCTATAGAGCTTAATTCTTACTGTTCTCTAAATCCATAGTTAGGAGGTAGCACATGACACATGGCACTCAAAGTTAATTCTGTATCTAAGTTTTACATTATGAACCACAACTTAATCTAGTCTTGgttaaatttcttttgaaatccCAGAGTGCTAATCCTGCACACCAAACACCAGTGGCAACTAAAAATATTCTCTATAGCCTAGGCTTGTAATAGTTGTATTGTGTTGTAAAACTCTGTAGAGTCTGCCATGCAAAGGAGCAGGGTTAAACTCCAAAAAGCTTCTTGCTCCTCACGCCCTGCAGTGGGTGTGAGTCCTCCCACTTTACATATTGCAAACAATTAGCTGAACAACAAGCTGTCATTATTTGGTTGACTGTTGAGATTGGCTTTCCAAATTCAGCTGCTTTGACAGTTTAAGTGACTGTATTATTTGTCTGCTTAAGTCCAAGAGCAAAACCAAATTACTAAAGCTCTTCTCTTTCTAGGAAGCTAAACTCACTGACCAGCTGCCTCTCATCATTGTGTGCGACCGCTTTGACTTTGTCCACGACTTGGTGCTGTATTTGTATAGAAATAATCTCCAGAAATATATTGAGATTTATGTACAGAAGGTAGGTGACAACTTGCCCCTTGGCTTCAGTGAGTCAAATTGATCAGTTTTTACAGTATCATATCCAACTACAGGCATCATGTTTAAGTATTCTGCAAACAGATTTGTACCGGAGACTGACATTTAAGTGATTATTAGTGGCCTCCAGTAAATTAGCCCTGATGTGAGTCAGATCTCATCCTTCAGTCAGGTTAAGCAGTAACTCCCATTCATGTGCTACTTGAAGGGGGAAGACTTGCTAGAATAACTTTGGAGTTCTTGGGGTGATTTTAAGTCTCAACATTTtggaggggggaggaggggaagttTTCCTTTTACCTTCCTGCAGGGACAAAGTGGATTGCTCAGGAGCTCTTCCTGTGGGAGCTAAGTGAGCTactgggctggggtgggaacACCTGCTGACTGAAGAATTGACTTTTAAGCTTGTTCAGAACCTCAGAGGTTGGGAGTAAAGGTGGGAAGATGGGGTCAGTCTTAACAAGTAGAGTTCTGGGGATAAGTATTGCCTGCCCTTGCTCCCTGACAGCATCCTGACCTCTTTAAatgctcctgtgcaggtgaatcCCAGCCGTCTGCCTGTTGTTATTGGGGGACTGCTTGATGTGGATTGCTCTGAAGATGTGATCAAGAACCTCATCCTTGTAGTGAGAGGTCAATTTTCAACTGATGAACTTGTTGCAGAGGttgagaaaagaaacaggtaTTAAAATTCTACAAGTCTCTTACCAATTCCAGTCTGGCAGTGCTTGCTGCTCATCCATCAGTGCATGTCACACAACTAAAGCTGATACTGACACAAGCAGAAGCTGCCATTGGATGAGAACCAGCTCTGATTCTTGCCTGATGTGGGGATCTCTCCAGATAACTTTGGTGTGTTTTCTTCATAATGTCAGAAGGTTACACCATTATAATAATGAATCAAAATGTAGCTTAAAACAGAGCTCTATGACTCTGGTTTAGTTCCTGACTATCCTACACCAAGATTGGCTTCCAGAGTGTAGAAATCATACAACTGGATATTTACTTACTCAACCTCTAACATGAAAATCAATTCCTTCTAGGCTGAAGCTGCTTCTGCCCTGGCTGGAAGCAAGAATTCATGAGGGCTGTGAGGAGCCTGCCACTCACAATGCACTGGCCAAGATATACATTGACAGCAACAACAACCCAGAGAGATTCCTGCGTGAGAATCCCTACTATGACAGCCGTGTTGTTGGCAAGTACTGTGAGAAGAGGGACCCTCATCTGGCCTGCGTGGCGTACGAGCGTGGACAGTGTGACCTGGAGCTGATTAATGTATGtatgccaggctgctgcctcGTGATTGACTGCTAACATCAGTGTCATGGGCTGCATAGAAAGATTTAGGACAAAAGCAtgtatttcttaaaatgtattAAGGTGGGAAGTGCATGCTTGTAACACACAAGAGGTGGCTGTTTAACCTCCCTCTGCAGCTTAATGAGAAATGAGAAACTCTCCTGCCCATCCTAAAACGGGAGACTAATGGAGTATCAAAGGCTGAGATTTCAGTCTGCCCTCAGTTCAGAGTTACAGTACAATCATCTGTAGGCTCCATAGCCTTGCCTTCCCTCTGAGCAAGCTGTGCCTTTCTCCAGGTGTGCAATGAGAACTCCCTCTTCAAGAGTCTCTCCCGCTACTTAGTTCGCCGTAAGGACCCCGAGCTGTGGGCCAgtgtgctgctggaaagcaaCCCCTACAGGAGACCCCTGATTGACCAGGTACAACTAGCAGGACATTCACAGCCTTGCCTGTCCTAACTGGGTTTGCAGAACCTGACATCACTCATGTCTCCATGccttgctctgcctgcaggtTGTCCAGACTGCTCTGTCAGAGACCCAGGACCCCGAGGAAGTCTCTGTCACTGTGAAGGCCTTCATGACTGCAGATCTTCCCAATGAGCTCATTGAACTGCTGGAGAAAATCGTTCTGGATAATTCAGTGTTCagtgagcacaggtgtgtgaAATGAAAACTAAGCCACAGGAAACTTTGGAGTTACTGCTGTAATGTGAAACCGCAAATAAACTAATACATTCTCCAGAGGGGAAGGTGAATTTCTTGATCATTATTTGATGAGTActgtttctttccctcttcaGGAACCTGCAGAACCTTCTCATCCTTACAGCTATCAAGGCTGACCGCACCCGTGTCATGGAGTACATCAATCGCCTGGATAACTACGATGCCCCTGATATAGCCAATATTGCTATCAGCAACGAGCTTTTTGAGGAGGCATTTGCTATCTTCAGGAAGTTTGATGTCAACACATCAGCTGTACAGGTATCTTCAGTTCTCAGGCTGTAAAAACTCCCTGTGCATCCCCACACAAGGACTTTGCTGGTGCTTAACACCAATTAGTAAAGTGCCCAAAGCTGCTCAGTGTCTTTTCTTGCAGAACTGACtctgtttctgtgaaaatagATGAGTTTTAACTTTTGCACTTAAGGATCCAAGTGTCCTCAAACCTAAACAACATTTGTTTATTCAAACTTTGTAAGCCTAAAATCACTCACGCTATGTGGGTTGTATGGAGTTAGTCCCTCTCTTTTACAAGCTGTGGATCCATTGAGGAGCTTAGATAAACCCCAGCTTAGTGTGTTGTAGAAGTGACCTTTCTGAGAGTGGCTGATGATGGTTATCCTTTCCCCAGGTGTTGATAGAGCACATTGGGAACCTGGACCGTGCGTACGAGTTTGCCGAGCGCTGCAATGAACCTGCAGtgtggagccagctggccaaagcacagctccagaAGGGGATGGTGAAGGAAGCAATTGACTCCTACATCAAAGCTGATGATCCTTCCTCATACATGGAAGTTGTTCAAGCTGCTAATGCCAGTGGTATGATTTAAGTTTGGTTTACATCTTGGCTGTTGATGTTGCTGAGCTCTTTTGCCTGGTCTGCTCAAACTGCAGTTGTGCCAGACCTGTATCTTGATGCAAGTAGAAGAATCTGGCCCTTCAAGGACTGCACTAAATAAGAATGGGAAAAGATAGTGTATTCCATCTGCAGATAATCAGTGGCCTGTAATTTCCTTCTTTAGCTAGCTGAAGACTTCTTTCAGAGTCTTTGTATGAAGTTATATAAGATTTTAGTTAGGCCCATTCTAAGATGATTTGATTAATGCCTAATGAGCAGTGTGAAGATTGTTGATTGTTGGGGCTGTAGAAATATGTCAAAATTTGGTTCAGCTGATTAAGTTAAGCACAAGTGTCCCCAATGGtgtgaaataaatattctgaacTCCTTTCCATAGGAAACTGGGAAGAACTGGTGAAGTATCTGCAGATGGCACGCAAGAAGGCCCGGGAGTCGTATGTGGAAACAGAATTAATCTTTGCTCTTGCTAAAACAAACCGCCTGGCAGAGCTAGAGGAGTTCATCAATGGCCCCAACAATGCACATATCCAGCAGGTGAGCAGGACTGACTTTGTTTTGCTGACTCACAGATGGGCGTTGAAAATTTTGTCTCTTTGGATATACACATAGATCTTGGCCTTTAAATCCATTTGACAAGGGCTTGAATGCCACACATTTAATGTAAACCACTGGCTGAAAACGTGCAGGAATaacctggctgtgctctgccccaggTTGGTGATCGCTGCTATGATGAGAAGATGTATGAAGCAGCCAAGCTCTTGTACAACAACGTGTCCAACTTCGGCCGCTTGGCCTCAACCTTGGTGCACCTGGGCGAGTACCAGGCAGCTGTGGACGGCGCTCGCAAAGCCAACAGCACTCGCACGTGGAAAGAGGTGAATTTACTGCCCCTGAGCTCAGGGACCTCAAAGCTGGGGCCTGCTCAGAAGCCTTGGTTCTAAGCAGTTGCACAACTCTCAATTCCAGgtctgctttgcttgtgtggATGGAAAAGAATTCCGCCTGGCTCAGCTGTGTGGGCTCCATATTGTAGTGCATGCAGATGAGCTGGAAGAGCTAATCAACTATTACCAGGTAATTAGGCTGACTCCTGTTGTACAGTCAGTTCTGTCATGGCAACCCTGTCAAAATTTGGGATTCTGGATGGTTTCTGATGTGaaatgtctctgtgtgtgtctctaAGGATCGTGGGTACTTTGAAGAGCTGATCACTATGTTGGAAGCAGCACTTGGGCTGGAGCGAGCACACATGGGGATGTTCACAGAGCTGGCAATTCTCTATTCCAAGTTCAAGCCACAGAAGATGAGGGAACACTTGGAGCTGTTCTGGTCCAGAGTCAACATTCCCAAGGTGAATGTCTGAGGCTTTACATTTAGCTGAAAACACACCTTTTTGGGCTGTCTGTACCCACCTTTTGCACGAGCAGCTCCTGAGGTTATTAATGGCACTAAAGCCTGAGCACTGATGGAAATTCTAGTTAACAAATATTGCTAATTCTGCCTTTTGCTTAGGTTCTGAGAGCTGCAGAACAAGCCCACCTCTGGGCTGAACTGGTGTTCCTGTATGATAAGTATGAAGAATATGATAATGCCATAATCACAATGATGAATCACCCAACAGATGCTTGGAAAGAAGGCCAGTTCAAAGATATCATCACTAAGGTATTGCTTTCCTGGTGAAAGTGATGTCTGGTTTTCATTTGGGTTTCCCCACAATCGAACTCCTGCTATGAACATGCATCTTTACTTCTCTCTAGGTGGCCAATGTGGAGCTGTACTACAAGGCAGTTCAATTCTATTTGGAATTTAAGCCTCTGCTGCTCAATGATCTGCTGATGGTGTTGTCCCCTCGGCTTGACCACACTCGTGCTGTCACGTTCTTCACAAAGGTAATTTTCCTGCTATccagatgaaaacaaaagctgggAAAGCATTGAGCTGTAgtagcatttaaaaatgcttagctacttccctgcctgccagggaggaTGCTAAGAGACTTCCACAAAAACTGACTTAAATGTATCTCTCTGATTCCTTGAAGGTTAAACAGCTGCCCCTGGTTAAGCCTTACCTGCGCTCTGTTCAAAATCACAACAACAAATCAGTCAATGAGTCCCTCAACAACCTCTTCATTATTGAAGAAGATTACCAGGTATGTCTTGTCTTGAAGCACTTAACTCTGGATTTACCTCGTATTCTCAGCCTTTGTTTAATGTGTAGAAAcacacagttttctttctcattttcagtaGTTTTTACCTGCTTGTTGTTAACTTTAATTCCTGAAGTGTATGTTCTCCAGCTTTAAAGGGAATTAGTGATGAGGAGTGATGGATTAAGTGGAAAAGTGTTAGTGGCTTTCTGAGAGCATTTTGTGTCATTCCTATTGGGGATAGAGTGGCTGTGTTTTGAGTGTGACAGCTCATAAGGCAAACAAACACTGGATGCTACCAGAAGGACTCACTGAAGAGGCAAACAGTTGTGATGTCtggctgttttgctgttttcagagaaCAGCTGCCTGGTTTTCAGACGCTCTTAACCTACTGAAGAATACTGACTGAAACATCTAAACTCCATTTGTGTCAAACAGCAGCTTCTCAAATAGAATAGCAGATCTCTGCAGGTCTGGCTGGAATACTTTATCTTCCTACAAGCAGGAATACAGAACTAATGGAAAATACTTGCATTTTGTGGGTGCAGTTGTACATCTGAggtgtgactttttttttctgcttcactCAGGCTCTTAGGACTTCTATAGATGCTTATGACAACTTTGACAACATTTCTCTTGCCCAACGTTTGGAGAAGCACGAGCTAATAGAGTTCCGGAGGATCGCCGCCTATCTCTTCAAAGGCAACAACCGCTGGAAACAGAGCGTGGAGCTCTGCAAGAAGGACAGGCTCTACAAGGTgaggcagcacccagggcagcttTACAGCTCTGCCTTGTTGGTTCTGGCTTGTTGGCTCTTGGTTAACAGCCCCTTGTGGGTTGTTGTGTCCCCCGAGGCTGAGGCTCTGTCCCGTTGCAGGATGCCATGCAGTACGCTTCTGAATCCAAAGATACTgagctggcagaagagctgctgcagtggttCC encodes the following:
- the CLTC gene encoding clathrin heavy chain 1 isoform X2; the encoded protein is MAQILPIRFQEHLQLQNLGINPANIGFSTLTMESDKFICIREKVGEQAQVVIIDMNDPSNPIRRPISADSAIMNPASKVIALKAGKTLQIFNIEMKSKMKAHTMTDDVTFWKWISLNTVALVTDNAVYHWSMEGESQPVKMFDRHSSLAGCQIINYRTDAKQKWLLLTGISAQQNRVVGAMQLYSVDRKVSQPIEGHAASFAQFKMEGNAEESTLFCFAVRGQAGGKLHIIEVGTPPTGNQPFPKKAVDVFFPPEAQSDFPVAMQISDKHDVVFLITKYGYIHLYDLETGTCIYMNRISGETIFVTAQHEATAGIIGVNRKGQVLSVCVEEENIIPYITNVLQNPDLALRMAVRNNLAGAEELFARKFNALFAQGNYSEAAKVAANAPKGILRTPDTIRRFQSVPAQPGQTSPLLQYFGILLDQGQLNKYESLELCRPVLQQGRKQLLEKWLKEDKLECSEELGDLVKSVDPTLALSVYLRANVPNKVIQCFAETGQVQKIVLYAKKVGYTPDWIFLLRNVMRISPDQGQQFAQMLVQDEEPLADITQIVDVFMEYNLIQQCTAFLLDALKNNRPSEGPLQTRLLEMNLMHAPQVADAILGNQMFTHYDRAHIAQLCEKAGLLQRALEHFTDLYDIKRAVVHTHLLNPEWLVNYFGSLSVEDSLECLRAMLSANIRQNLQICVQVASKYHEQLSTQSLIELFESFKSFEGLFYFLGSIVNFSQDPDVHFKYIQAACKTGQIKEVERICRESNCYDPERVKNFLKEAKLTDQLPLIIVCDRFDFVHDLVLYLYRNNLQKYIEIYVQKVNPSRLPVVIGGLLDVDCSEDVIKNLILVVRGQFSTDELVAEVEKRNRLKLLLPWLEARIHEGCEEPATHNALAKIYIDSNNNPERFLRENPYYDSRVVGKYCEKRDPHLACVAYERGQCDLELINVCNENSLFKSLSRYLVRRKDPELWASVLLESNPYRRPLIDQVVQTALSETQDPEEVSVTVKAFMTADLPNELIELLEKIVLDNSVFSEHRNLQNLLILTAIKADRTRVMEYINRLDNYDAPDIANIAISNELFEEAFAIFRKFDVNTSAVQVLIEHIGNLDRAYEFAERCNEPAVWSQLAKAQLQKGMVKEAIDSYIKADDPSSYMEVVQAANASGNWEELVKYLQMARKKARESYVETELIFALAKTNRLAELEEFINGPNNAHIQQVGDRCYDEKMYEAAKLLYNNVSNFGRLASTLVHLGEYQAAVDGARKANSTRTWKEVCFACVDGKEFRLAQLCGLHIVVHADELEELINYYQDRGYFEELITMLEAALGLERAHMGMFTELAILYSKFKPQKMREHLELFWSRVNIPKVLRAAEQAHLWAELVFLYDKYEEYDNAIITMMNHPTDAWKEGQFKDIITKVANVELYYKAVQFYLEFKPLLLNDLLMVLSPRLDHTRAVTFFTKVKQLPLVKPYLRSVQNHNNKSVNESLNNLFIIEEDYQALRTSIDAYDNFDNISLAQRLEKHELIEFRRIAAYLFKGNNRWKQSVELCKKDRLYKDAMQYASESKDTELAEELLQWFLQENKRECFGACLFTCYDLLRPDVVLETAWRHNIMDFAMPYFIQVMKEYLTKVDKLDASESLRKEEEQATETQPIVYGQPQLMLTAGPSVAVPPQAPFGYGYTAPPYGQPQPGFGYSM
- the CLTC gene encoding clathrin heavy chain 1 isoform X1, with the translated sequence MAQILPIRFQEHLQLQNLGINPANIGFSTLTMESDKFICIREKVGEQAQVVIIDMNDPSNPIRRPISADSAIMNPASKVIALKAGKTLQIFNIEMKSKMKAHTMTDDVTFWKWISLNTVALVTDNAVYHWSMEGESQPVKMFDRHSSLAGCQIINYRTDAKQKWLLLTGISAQQNRVVGAMQLYSVDRKVSQPIEGHAASFAQFKMEGNAEESTLFCFAVRGQAGGKLHIIEVGTPPTGNQPFPKKAVDVFFPPEAQSDFPVAMQISDKHDVVFLITKYGYIHLYDLETGTCIYMNRISGETIFVTAQHEATAGIIGVNRKGQVLSVCVEEENIIPYITNVLQNPDLALRMAVRNNLAGAEELFARKFNALFAQGNYSEAAKVAANAPKGILRTPDTIRRFQSVPAQPGQTSPLLQYFGILLDQGQLNKYESLELCRPVLQQGRKQLLEKWLKEDKLECSEELGDLVKSVDPTLALSVYLRANVPNKVIQCFAETGQVQKIVLYAKKVGYTPDWIFLLRNVMRISPDQGQQFAQMLVQDEEPLADITQIVDVFMEYNLIQQCTAFLLDALKNNRPSEGPLQTRLLEMNLMHAPQVADAILGNQMFTHYDRAHIAQLCEKAGLLQRALEHFTDLYDIKRAVVHTHLLNPEWLVNYFGSLSVEDSLECLRAMLSANIRQNLQICVQVASKYHEQLSTQSLIELFESFKSFEGLFYFLGSIVNFSQDPDVHFKYIQAACKTGQIKEVERICRESNCYDPERVKNFLKEAKLTDQLPLIIVCDRFDFVHDLVLYLYRNNLQKYIEIYVQKVNPSRLPVVIGGLLDVDCSEDVIKNLILVVRGQFSTDELVAEVEKRNRLKLLLPWLEARIHEGCEEPATHNALAKIYIDSNNNPERFLRENPYYDSRVVGKYCEKRDPHLACVAYERGQCDLELINVCNENSLFKSLSRYLVRRKDPELWASVLLESNPYRRPLIDQVVQTALSETQDPEEVSVTVKAFMTADLPNELIELLEKIVLDNSVFSEHRNLQNLLILTAIKADRTRVMEYINRLDNYDAPDIANIAISNELFEEAFAIFRKFDVNTSAVQVLIEHIGNLDRAYEFAERCNEPAVWSQLAKAQLQKGMVKEAIDSYIKADDPSSYMEVVQAANASGNWEELVKYLQMARKKARESYVETELIFALAKTNRLAELEEFINGPNNAHIQQVGDRCYDEKMYEAAKLLYNNVSNFGRLASTLVHLGEYQAAVDGARKANSTRTWKEVCFACVDGKEFRLAQLCGLHIVVHADELEELINYYQDRGYFEELITMLEAALGLERAHMGMFTELAILYSKFKPQKMREHLELFWSRVNIPKVLRAAEQAHLWAELVFLYDKYEEYDNAIITMMNHPTDAWKEGQFKDIITKVANVELYYKAVQFYLEFKPLLLNDLLMVLSPRLDHTRAVTFFTKVKQLPLVKPYLRSVQNHNNKSVNESLNNLFIIEEDYQALRTSIDAYDNFDNISLAQRLEKHELIEFRRIAAYLFKGNNRWKQSVELCKKDRLYKDAMQYASESKDTELAEELLQWFLQENKRECFGACLFTCYDLLRPDVVLETAWRHNIMDFAMPYFIQVMKEYLTKVDAIKEKVDKLDASESLRKEEEQATETQPIVYGQPQLMLTAGPSVAVPPQAPFGYGYTAPPYGQPQPGFGYSM